One genomic window of Salvelinus namaycush isolate Seneca chromosome 22, SaNama_1.0, whole genome shotgun sequence includes the following:
- the LOC120017955 gene encoding forkhead box protein G1-like: MGDQKEPPMVHRSTSFSIKSLLLPSKCDKQDSVLPEKNTVSSGSDSEKSLDPDMESAPLDPEKPKEEDEGTERATEPSKNGKYDKPPFSYNALIMMAIRQSPEKRLTLNGIYEFIMKNFPYYREHKQGWQNSIRHNLSLNKCFVKVPRHYDDPGKGNYWMLDPSSDDVFIGGTTGKLRRRSATSRGKLAMKRGLRFAPLSLGINDRANNPLYWQISPFLSLHHPHYNGSSAGFLNQGHAYGSLLPGVDQLSNGDLTRHLGGSVGALGLSNSYGVSTSGLLSGQSGYFVSGSQHPPPHLQQSAQGYGVPTSSPQTLISNSLRTSLPSFSPGISSGFPGVLSHQKRVTPNAFLN; this comes from the coding sequence ATGGGAGATCAGAAAGAGCCGCCGATGGTGCACCGATCTACTTCATTTAGTATCAAGAGTCTGCTGCTTCCCTCAAAATGTGACAAACAGGACTCGGTGCTCCCAGAAAAAAACACTGTTTCTTCGGGTTCTGATTCGGAAAAATCTCTGGATCCTGATATGGAATCTGCACCTTTGGACCCAGAGAAACCGAAGGAGGAGGACGAGGGTACCGAGCGGGCGACAGAGCCTAGCAAAAATGGGAAATATGATAAACCGCCATTCAGCTACAACGCCTTGATTATGATGGCTATCAGACAGAGTCCTGAGAAGAGACTGACTCTGAACGGTATCTATGAGTTTATCATGAAGAACTTTCCATATTACCGGGAGCACAAGCAAGGCTGGCAAAACTCTATCCGCCACAACTTGAGCCTCAATAAGTGTTTTGTGAAAGTGCCAAGGCATTACGACGACCCGGGCAAAGGGAACTACTGGATGTTGGACCCTTCGAGCGACGATGTGTTTATTGGTGGAACTACGGGAAAACTTCGGAGACGCTCTGCTACCTCAAGGGGTAAGCTGGCGATGAAACGGGGACTACGCTTTGCGCCTCTCAGTTTGGGAATAAACGACAGGGCGAACAACCCTCTGTATTGGCAAATCTCGCCGTTTTTATCGTTGCACCATCCCCATTACAATGGATCATCAGCAGGATTTCTGAACCAAGGGCACGCGTATGGGTCTCTACTCCCCGGGGTGGACCAGCTGAGTAACGGGGACCTTACACGCCATCTAGGTGGATCTGTCGGTGCTCTAGGTTTGTCAAACAGTTACGGTGTAAGCACGTCTGGGCTACTATCGGGACAGAGTGGCTACTTTGTCTCAGGGAGCCAGCACCCGCCGCCGCATCTCCAGCAGAGCGCGCAGGGCTACGGTGTGCCGACGAGCTCGCCACAAACACTGATCTCGAACTCTCTAAGAACGTCCCTACCGTCTTTTTCACCGGGAATTTCTAGCGGGTTTCCAGGAGTGTTGTCCCATCAAAAGAGGGTCACTCCAAATGCTTTCTTAAACTGA